In the genome of Paenibacillus pabuli, one region contains:
- the cmr5 gene encoding type III-B CRISPR module-associated protein Cmr5 codes for MSNQMQSMQQIEGGRASFAFQEVKKAVDQLGRDSTKVKLYSSYLKRLPSMIQVNGLGQAMAFYYSKKNKEVQYGLIYKSISDWIISKSELPLDHNKEFMDALVELNSEPYRRVTAEVMSLLNWMRKFATGMHAELDDNKSGSSDAGTRS; via the coding sequence ATGAGCAATCAGATGCAGTCGATGCAGCAGATTGAGGGCGGGCGAGCCAGCTTTGCGTTTCAGGAAGTGAAGAAGGCCGTCGATCAATTAGGCAGAGACAGTACGAAAGTCAAACTGTATTCTTCGTATCTCAAGCGCCTTCCCAGCATGATCCAGGTGAACGGCTTGGGTCAGGCTATGGCTTTTTATTATTCCAAAAAAAATAAAGAGGTTCAGTACGGTCTGATCTACAAGTCCATTAGTGACTGGATTATAAGCAAGTCGGAGCTTCCCTTGGACCACAATAAGGAATTCATGGACGCTCTGGTTGAACTGAACAGTGAACCCTATCGGAGAGTGACGGCCGAAGTCATGTCTCTGCTGAACTGGATGCGCAAGTTCGCTACAGGCATGCATGCTGAATTGGATGACAATAAATCCGGTTCATCTGATGCGGGAACACGCTCATGA
- the cmr6 gene encoding type III-B CRISPR module RAMP protein Cmr6 — protein MSRAVETNKPDIYHPEDTAKIFRNHSKADHPHHLWYPLHYKQDVSEEKGVLKFGKKKSGFKNNSLSEIIRLAQAAEKRRECALHTMESYQYLRVFQMKGSSLMVHGLGGSHVTDNSLTVHPVYGVPYLPASSVKGVVRRWFVDALFDGEVENLKNAQTPKAVLGRALFGTGDQQGMLQFYDILFYEGLEIKVDILTPHFSDYYSGKESPDDTLSPVPNTFYAVKVASAKMMLTLHKHKLADLLVELSITTTQLMTMLESWVSAAFRELGAGGKTSSGYGRFTKLQEVYGTPVQEDEAFDHEMEGLTPEEQLILKIRRLTPSDEDMNMSKTDIYRTVVETKNVEGANLLRQYWMKQNSWGLSAKKISKKQTDRCKMIQEIIVSAET, from the coding sequence ATGAGCCGTGCAGTCGAAACAAACAAACCTGACATCTATCATCCTGAGGATACAGCCAAGATCTTTCGTAATCATTCCAAAGCAGATCATCCACATCATCTATGGTATCCGCTTCATTATAAACAGGATGTTAGCGAGGAGAAGGGTGTATTAAAATTTGGCAAAAAGAAAAGTGGTTTCAAAAACAACTCGCTATCCGAGATAATCAGATTGGCTCAAGCTGCTGAAAAGCGAAGGGAGTGTGCATTGCACACTATGGAGTCGTATCAGTATCTGAGGGTGTTTCAAATGAAAGGCTCCTCCCTTATGGTACATGGTCTTGGCGGTTCACATGTTACCGACAACAGTTTGACGGTTCATCCGGTGTATGGTGTTCCTTACCTTCCTGCTTCCAGTGTTAAAGGTGTCGTGCGTCGCTGGTTTGTAGATGCTCTATTTGATGGCGAGGTGGAAAATTTGAAAAATGCCCAGACCCCGAAAGCTGTGCTTGGACGGGCATTATTCGGCACGGGAGACCAGCAGGGAATGCTTCAGTTCTATGATATTTTGTTCTATGAAGGTCTGGAGATCAAGGTGGATATCTTGACTCCGCATTTTAGCGATTATTATTCCGGTAAAGAATCTCCTGATGACACACTGTCACCCGTACCCAATACGTTCTATGCTGTGAAAGTCGCTTCAGCCAAGATGATGTTAACTTTGCATAAGCACAAACTCGCGGATTTGCTAGTTGAATTGTCTATCACGACGACACAATTGATGACAATGCTCGAATCATGGGTATCTGCTGCTTTTCGAGAGCTGGGAGCAGGCGGGAAAACGTCATCCGGTTATGGACGATTTACGAAGCTGCAAGAAGTATATGGTACGCCCGTGCAGGAGGACGAAGCGTTTGATCACGAAATGGAGGGCCTGACGCCAGAAGAACAATTGATATTGAAGATCAGGCGACTGACTCCTTCAGACGAAGATATGAATATGAGCAAAACAGATATCTATCGTACGGTTGTGGAAACCAAAAATGTCGAGGGAGCTAATCTGTTGAGGCAATATTGGATGAAGCAGAATTCTTGGGGGTTATCTGCAAAAAAAATATCAAAAAAGCAGACAGACAGATGTAAAATGATTCAAGAGATTATAGTCTCGGCTGAAACTTAA
- the cmr4 gene encoding type III-B CRISPR module RAMP protein Cmr4, which yields MFTKYQPFLLYAVTSVHAGSGSEIGIVDLPIQREKHTAYPKIESSTLKGSWRRYVAEGVGNDPQEVADFSAVFGSAPREDETNESQASAVSFLDARILLFPVRSMRGTFAWITCPYVLKRFNREMNMLNAARSEDISQWLLPTGVPGSVSGKALLVDADSSSKGNKSQIVLEEYTFEVSATEAAKELAGKLDRLLSQDGESIGVEERLVILSDDEFADFVEMSTEVNARIRVEDNGQVDGGLWYEENIPPETVFYSAILFGNPREPQRYVKVTKDSDKAAIHSTLKSADDVENYIIRDKFPEVFQLGSSYTIGKGIMRNIRLKEGS from the coding sequence TTGTTTACCAAATACCAACCTTTTTTGTTATATGCCGTTACTTCGGTACATGCCGGTAGTGGAAGTGAAATTGGGATTGTCGATCTTCCCATTCAACGTGAGAAGCATACAGCTTACCCGAAAATTGAGAGTTCAACGCTAAAAGGCTCATGGCGGCGCTATGTAGCTGAAGGCGTAGGTAATGATCCGCAGGAGGTGGCTGATTTCTCCGCTGTGTTTGGTTCTGCGCCGCGAGAAGATGAGACGAATGAATCACAGGCCAGTGCGGTTTCATTTTTGGATGCGCGTATACTATTATTTCCAGTAAGGTCAATGCGGGGCACGTTCGCCTGGATCACTTGTCCGTATGTGCTGAAACGCTTCAATCGCGAAATGAACATGTTGAACGCTGCGCGTAGCGAGGATATCAGTCAATGGCTGCTTCCAACTGGAGTGCCCGGTAGTGTGTCTGGCAAAGCGCTTTTGGTGGATGCAGATTCGTCCAGTAAGGGCAATAAATCGCAGATCGTTCTGGAGGAGTATACGTTTGAAGTCAGCGCCACGGAAGCAGCGAAGGAACTGGCTGGTAAGCTGGATAGACTGCTTAGTCAGGATGGAGAGTCGATTGGTGTTGAGGAGCGGTTGGTCATTTTGTCAGACGATGAGTTTGCTGATTTTGTGGAGATGTCTACAGAAGTTAACGCACGAATTCGAGTGGAGGACAATGGCCAAGTCGATGGGGGGTTATGGTATGAGGAAAATATCCCGCCAGAAACTGTGTTTTACAGCGCTATCTTGTTTGGAAACCCACGCGAGCCTCAGAGGTACGTGAAAGTAACGAAGGATAGTGATAAAGCTGCAATACATAGCACGTTAAAATCGGCAGATGATGTGGAGAACTATATCATTAGGGACAAGTTCCCGGAAGTTTTTCAGCTAGGCAGTTCCTATACTATTGGTAAGGGAATTATGCGTAACATCCGACTGAAGGAGGGAAGCTGA
- a CDS encoding DUF4190 domain-containing protein, whose amino-acid sequence MDQRHNDVDRYYSDPLPPPPYVVPKTNSKSIAALVLGILSVMIPYLGFLIGIIAIVFASISLKEIKLRMEQGRGLAIAGLVCGIIGTAIYAIIILFVLAAAFFYVSTDISTY is encoded by the coding sequence TTGGATCAACGTCACAATGATGTGGACCGTTATTATAGCGATCCGCTTCCGCCACCACCTTATGTAGTACCAAAAACCAATAGCAAGTCGATCGCAGCTCTTGTCTTGGGGATTTTGTCAGTCATGATTCCATATTTGGGATTTTTGATTGGGATTATCGCTATCGTATTTGCATCTATTTCTCTTAAAGAAATCAAGCTTCGCATGGAACAGGGAAGAGGACTCGCCATTGCTGGTCTTGTCTGTGGCATCATTGGCACGGCAATTTATGCAATTATCATTTTGTTCGTCCTGGCTGCAGCCTTCTTCTACGTTAGCACCGATATATCTACATATTAG
- a CDS encoding type III-B CRISPR module-associated protein Cmr3, with protein sequence MRLLTLTPADSFFFKGHMMSEMGLPSQWSGLFPPRPNTVYGALRSAYIHRFSTFEQFRKGSDSQIKAWMGTPTRMGAFRQQAVLIRQNNELLLPVPMDYRIMRTTLEDGQEMLVADALTLKENNSLSNVSAGYTLTRGDQARRQGKDVDHSGHFVTLGQWQQAVFHHKQMQDIVSLSQIVDDYMKTGIKIDAATSRAEDSHFFQMKMLTMRQDCELVSLVPDDGPDFSEVPLVSLGAENRPWYLQQTEMEWSLWSSNQMQQLEQSLYDTSIARVILLTPLVLPEDCPLTDRDVPADWMWELINGVQVQLVTWVTGRPELYGGWDIVANRPKPRTMMLPAGTVFYVKVRQPDIPALLQAASGFTLFAGETEGRDHEGFGFAVIAGTQ encoded by the coding sequence GTGCGACTATTGACATTAACGCCGGCTGATTCTTTTTTCTTCAAAGGTCATATGATGTCCGAGATGGGACTGCCGTCGCAATGGTCAGGTCTGTTTCCTCCCCGTCCGAATACGGTGTATGGTGCGCTCAGGTCTGCGTATATACACCGATTCAGTACGTTTGAGCAATTTCGTAAAGGAAGCGACTCACAGATCAAGGCATGGATGGGAACGCCAACGAGGATGGGGGCTTTTAGACAACAGGCCGTTCTAATTAGGCAAAATAACGAGTTGCTCCTGCCTGTTCCGATGGATTATCGGATCATGCGTACAACATTGGAGGATGGTCAGGAAATGCTGGTTGCTGATGCTTTGACCCTTAAAGAGAACAACTCACTCTCTAATGTAAGTGCCGGATACACGCTGACCAGAGGTGACCAAGCCAGAAGGCAAGGAAAGGATGTAGACCACAGCGGTCACTTTGTTACGCTTGGACAATGGCAACAGGCTGTATTTCATCATAAGCAGATGCAGGATATCGTTTCCTTATCACAGATCGTGGACGATTATATGAAAACAGGCATTAAAATTGACGCTGCCACGAGCAGAGCCGAAGATTCACATTTTTTTCAAATGAAGATGCTAACGATGAGACAGGATTGTGAACTGGTGTCGCTTGTACCCGATGACGGTCCCGACTTTTCGGAGGTGCCTTTGGTGAGTCTGGGAGCAGAGAACAGGCCATGGTATTTGCAGCAAACAGAGATGGAATGGAGTCTCTGGTCTTCTAATCAAATGCAACAATTGGAACAATCACTTTATGACACATCAATTGCCAGAGTCATTTTGTTAACTCCGCTTGTGCTCCCTGAGGATTGTCCGCTGACAGACCGCGATGTACCTGCGGATTGGATGTGGGAACTGATTAACGGCGTACAGGTGCAGTTGGTGACCTGGGTAACTGGACGCCCGGAATTATATGGAGGGTGGGATATCGTTGCGAATCGGCCAAAGCCGCGAACGATGATGCTCCCAGCAGGAACTGTGTTTTATGTGAAGGTGCGTCAACCGGATATTCCTGCTCTGCTCCAGGCCGCTAGTGGTTTCACGCTGTTTGCGGGTGAGACGGAGGGGCGGGATCATGAAGGATTTGGTTTTGCTGTGATTGCAGGTACCCAGTAA
- the cas6 gene encoding CRISPR system precrRNA processing endoribonuclease RAMP protein Cas6 yields MNRKEFPFSLLYLPLLIRLKCHETARLPAYLGSTLHGVTGWALLQHSEVYSYLFENRRLGGAGQDIVNPYIIEPPRSRSIYRSGEELCFKLVLLGDSIRYAKDVVTALTQAQRFGIGAERKVFELVDILHGERYRPIWQDGQLDMMAANPENITACGLSDQASWCSVHMLTPLRIRRGGALVQEIDFATIIRSITRRIHALTERYGGEINPDVAKKVCELAGNVRTLSSAMYLSQMNRYSNRKNESIDWSGMLGAVTFEGDISPFTPWLNAARILHIGRNSTFGCGQMDVVYR; encoded by the coding sequence ATGAATAGAAAAGAATTCCCTTTTTCACTGTTGTATTTGCCGTTGCTCATACGATTAAAATGCCATGAAACTGCTCGGCTGCCTGCTTATCTTGGTTCTACGCTTCATGGTGTTACAGGATGGGCATTGTTGCAACATTCTGAAGTTTATTCGTACTTGTTTGAGAATCGACGTTTGGGTGGTGCCGGGCAAGATATTGTCAATCCGTATATTATAGAACCGCCCAGGTCTCGGTCGATATATCGTTCAGGAGAGGAACTGTGTTTCAAGCTAGTTCTGTTGGGGGATTCGATACGTTATGCGAAAGACGTAGTAACAGCGTTAACTCAAGCACAGCGTTTCGGGATCGGAGCGGAAAGAAAAGTATTTGAACTGGTGGACATTTTACATGGAGAACGGTATCGGCCGATTTGGCAAGATGGTCAATTGGATATGATGGCAGCTAACCCTGAGAACATTACTGCATGTGGACTATCAGATCAAGCTTCATGGTGTTCTGTCCATATGTTGACCCCCCTTCGAATCCGACGCGGTGGAGCGTTAGTTCAGGAGATCGATTTTGCCACGATTATTAGAAGTATTACAAGAAGAATTCATGCATTAACCGAGCGTTATGGTGGAGAAATCAATCCGGATGTAGCGAAGAAAGTATGTGAGCTAGCTGGCAATGTCCGTACCCTGTCCTCTGCCATGTATTTGAGCCAGATGAATCGTTACTCTAATCGTAAAAATGAATCCATAGATTGGAGCGGAATGCTGGGTGCGGTGACTTTTGAAGGCGATATTTCTCCTTTCACGCCATGGTTAAACGCTGCTCGCATTCTGCATATCGGGAGAAATTCTACATTTGGATGTGGCCAAATGGATGTGGTTTACAGATAA